TTTGATGAAACAATCGAAATAGCACTAAAATTAAACGTGGATCCACGACACGCTGATCAAATGGTAAGAGGCTCAGTGGTGCTTCCAGCGGGTACGGGAAAAACAGTGAGAGTTGCAGTGGTTGCAAAAGATGCAAAAGCTGATGAAGCAAAAGCAGCAGGTGCAGATATTGTAGGTAGTGATGATTTGATTGCTGATATTCAAGCCGGTAAAATTGATTTTGATGTTTTAATCGCGACTCCTAACATGATGGGTATGGTTGGTAAAGTCGGTAGAATCTTGGGACCAAAAGGTATCATGCCGAACCCAAAAACTGGTACGGTTACTATGGACGTTGCAAAAGCTGTTGAAAATTCTAAAGGTGGACAAGTTAATTTTAGAGTTGACAAACAAGCTAATATTCATGCAGGAATTGGTAAAATCAGCTTCACACCAGAACAAATAAAAGAAAATTTTGAAACATTTATAAAAGCTGTCAATAAACACAAACCAGCATCAGCAAAAGGTAAATACATAAAATCAGCAGCTATTTCTTTGACCATGAGTCCTGCGATGGCGCTTGATAATCAAGAATTAATCGATTTAAAATAACACGTTTCACAATGCGAAAGCTTTAGTGAGATGAATTGGGATTGGGCTTTGCTCAAACCCAAGAAGAAAAAGAGGCATCTTCGCAACGCGAAAGCTTTAGTGAGATGAATTGGGATTGGGCTTTGCTCAAACCCAAGAAGAAAAAGAGGCATCTTCGCAACGCGAAAGCTTTAGTGAGATGAATTGGGATTGGGCTTTGCTCAAACCCAAGAAGAAAAAGAGGCATCTTCGCAACGCGAAAGCTTTAGTGAGATGAATTGGGATTGGGCTTTGCTCAAACCCAAGAAGAAAAAAAATAGAACAGTAAATCTTTGATTGGAGATAGTCGAGGTCTTTGACTTAATTTGGAATTTTCCAACTCTGCTTGAAATCACCGGTCGGAAAGGAGAAAAATTGACAAAAAATGAAAAAGTTGACATTGTTAACGCGTTAACTGAAGGATTCAAATCTTCCGATGCATTGATCGTTTGTGACTTTAAAGGTCTTGATACTAAGACTGTAGAAGGTCTAAGAAATAGTGCAAAAGACTTGGATGTTAATGTTCAAGTTGCAAAAAATACTCTTGCTGCTATTGCGCTAAAAAATGCTGACATTGATGGCATTGATTTAAAAGATACTAATATATTCATTTGGGGCGAAGATCAACTCAATGTCACAAAAGTAGTGGCAAAATTTGCTGAAACCAATAAAGTATTCCAAATTAAATGTGGATTTGTTGCTGGTGAAGTTGTAGATGAAGCTAAAATTGATGCGTTGTCTAAGCTACCGTCTCGCGACGAGCTTATTGGTATGCTTTTACAAACATGGATGGCTCCTGTTACCAATTTTACAATTGGCTTGGATGCATTGCGTGCTAAAAAAGAAGAAGCATAAGTTTTGTGTAGAAATACA
This genomic window from Sulfurospirillum sp. 1612 contains:
- the rplA gene encoding 50S ribosomal protein L1 — translated: MASKVTKRFKELLTKVDTTKKYAVEEALANIKNLASAKFDETIEIALKLNVDPRHADQMVRGSVVLPAGTGKTVRVAVVAKDAKADEAKAAGADIVGSDDLIADIQAGKIDFDVLIATPNMMGMVGKVGRILGPKGIMPNPKTGTVTMDVAKAVENSKGGQVNFRVDKQANIHAGIGKISFTPEQIKENFETFIKAVNKHKPASAKGKYIKSAAISLTMSPAMALDNQELIDLK
- the rplJ gene encoding 50S ribosomal protein L10, whose amino-acid sequence is MTKNEKVDIVNALTEGFKSSDALIVCDFKGLDTKTVEGLRNSAKDLDVNVQVAKNTLAAIALKNADIDGIDLKDTNIFIWGEDQLNVTKVVAKFAETNKVFQIKCGFVAGEVVDEAKIDALSKLPSRDELIGMLLQTWMAPVTNFTIGLDALRAKKEEA